The following is a genomic window from uncultured Draconibacterium sp..
TCATTATTTTTCAATAATTCCTTCACCTTGTCGCTTTTTACCTTTTTACCATCAATGTAATAAACCGCATTGGTGTCGCCGGGGGTGGAAAGGAAAATCGGCTGTCGCCCATATTTCTCCGCCAGTTCGCGCTGCCTCTCAAACCTCTCGCGTTGTTTCTCGAATTGCAGTTGCGCCTGTTGTTCAACATCGCATGTTTCTTCTTCATTTTTCAGAATACGAAACAACATCGGGTACAGCTTTACCGAATATGGAATCACCGTATTTTTAAACTCTTCAGTGGTCATCTGTTATATTGGACGAGTTGCTTTCAGTTTTATAACAAACATTCTCAGAAAAAACGTAAAACATTTCCCACAGCCTCTGCTAACCCCCTAGATATCAGGGATTCCTAAACTTTCATTTTTCAGACAGAATCCCTATGATCTGCAAGATATAATTCAAATCATTTCAATTCCAGCAATCAAACGAGGTAGAAAAACTAATTTTGTTATTTTCGCGGCACCAATGACTATCACAAAATTCATAACCTTTTTACTTCTCGGTATTGGCTTAAGTTTCGATTCCTTTGCAGTTTCTGTGTCGTGTGGTTTGATGAAACGCGAGATCAAATTTAAACAAGCCACAATCGTTGCTGCGTCACTGGCATCTTTTCAGGCCACTCTCCCAGTTATTGGCTGGCTGGTAGGCGAAGCGCTAAAAAACCTGATTGCCTCGGTAGATCATTGGATCGCTTTTGGCTTATTGGGATTAATCGGCGGAAAAATGATTCTGGAAGGGATTAAAGAAAATGGAACACTCAACAACTTTGATCCCTTTAAAATTAGTGTATTAATTGGTCTTTCGGTAGCAACAAGCATTGATGCATTGTTTGTTGGATTAAGTTTTGGATTCCTCAATATTCCCATATTATATCCGATCTTGGTTATTGGCTCAGTAACTTTTATTGCAGCCATGTTGGGCATGCTGTTTGGGAAAAACATCTCGGCTAAAAGAAGTCACCAATCGCTTATTTTGGGAGGAATAATTTTAATTGTCATTGGGCTCAAAATATTGATAGAACATTTGCTACTTCACTCTTCCTGACGAATTTCATTTTCCCAAAAACTCTTTACAAAAAATTGCGTTATTTGGATCAGGAATACAATACGTCGGATAAAAACCGTAATTTCACAACTTTAAATTTATACACAAATGGCGAAGATTAGAGTTACCAAGAAATTCCATTTTGAAATGGGCCACGTACTGCACAATTACGATGGCTTGTGCCGCAATATTCACGGACACACTTACAACATGGAAGTGACTTTACTTGGTGAGATAAGGGAGGAGAAAGAACACCCGAAAGACGGGATGGTGATTGACTTTGGAAAGCTAAAAAAACTGGTGAAAGA
Proteins encoded in this region:
- a CDS encoding manganese efflux pump MntP family protein, with amino-acid sequence MTITKFITFLLLGIGLSFDSFAVSVSCGLMKREIKFKQATIVAASLASFQATLPVIGWLVGEALKNLIASVDHWIAFGLLGLIGGKMILEGIKENGTLNNFDPFKISVLIGLSVATSIDALFVGLSFGFLNIPILYPILVIGSVTFIAAMLGMLFGKNISAKRSHQSLILGGIILIVIGLKILIEHLLLHSS